A genome region from Engraulis encrasicolus isolate BLACKSEA-1 chromosome 6, IST_EnEncr_1.0, whole genome shotgun sequence includes the following:
- the lrrc15 gene encoding leucine-rich repeat-containing protein 15, with translation MMDLQRGILLISAISAIAGACPNECLCRDNKVLCQGRLVTEFPSAIPADTSALLISNANISTLKPSDFTDFAESITFFAVRDTDLKEVLQNTFDRTVNLIKLYLQRTQLVTFPEDVFQTLQSLQELLLNEGNLQALPPTLLSPLKELLELDLSKNQLAAVPDTAFSGLHQLRYLRLNKNLLEELPANSFDDLENLEVLALQDNHITQLPADLFSNVQNLKSLYLSGNRISVLPDGIFANLPNLTRLPLYSNELQELSRGIFGPMLIDDLWLYDNKLTRLEDGVFSNLTNVKLLVLSRNQIESVSVGAFSGMIGLQEISLHTNRITNLEKGTFSGLPKLANISLEHNNIESISGDVLYGVSHLHQLDLRNNSLQHLDPDFLDALQVVDEVLLVSNPWKCDKDIVPFRDWLIKFPQKVPNIEALVCQTPFAHAGSLIRNLPEEHVIEPTTQTPTVSDYSVVTNTVTDDSEVTPTDMRRKPHTPPAKRSTLPPAVASTTTKPNEVEGATTGPESNTSQIEDSHWIIIAIVGTAVIVSAILGVAFWKRHKRDSRDLNRRSKSNSNSVI, from the coding sequence ATGATGGATCTGCAAAGAGGCATTTTGCTCATTTCCGCCATTAGTGCAATTGCTGGAGCATGCCCAAATGAATGCCTTTGTCGAGACAATAAGGTCTTATGCCAAGGTCGACTCGTCACAGAGTTCCCATCTGCAATCCCTGCTGACACCAGTGCCCTGTTAATATCAAACGCAAACATCTCCACACTGAAGCCATCAGATTTTACAGACTTTGCTGAATCCATCACTTTCTTTGCTGTGAGGGACACGGATCTGAAAGAAGTGCTTCAAAACACGTTTGACCGCACTGTCAATCTGATTAAACTGTACTTACAGCGCACACAACTGGTGACCTTTCCTGAGGACGTATTTCAGACATTACAGTCATTGCAAGAACTACTTTTAAATGAAGGTAACTTACAGGCTCTACCTCCCACTCTGCTCTCACCTCTTAAAGAACTGCTTGAATTAGATTTGAGCAAAAACCAGCTGGCGGCAGTGCCAGACACTGCCTTCAGTGGACTTCATCAGCTCAGATACCTGCGACTGAACAAAAACCTCCTTGAAGAGCTCCCAGCCAACAGCTTTGATGACCTTGAGAATCTAGAAGTCTTGGCACTGCAAGACAACCACATCACTCAACTGCCCGCAGATTTGTTCTCTAACGTTCAGAACCTTAAAAGCCTGTATCTTTCTGGAAACAGAATTTCTGTGCTCCCCGACGGGATCTTTGCAAACCTGCCAAATCTTACCAGACTGCCCTTATATAGCAATGAGCTACAGGAGTTGTCTCGTGGAATTTTCGGACCAATGCTTATTGATGACCTGTGGCTCTATGATAACAAGTTAACCAGGCTGGAAGACGGTGTTTTTAGCAATCTGACCAACGTGAAGCTTCTGGTGCTCAGCCGAAACCAGATCGAGTCTGTCTCTGTTGGTGCCTTCAGTGGCATGATTGGCCTACAGGAAATATCCCTCCACACCAATCGCATCACCAATTTGGAAAAGGGCACATTCAGTGGACTCCCCAAGCTGGCTAATATTTCATTGGAACACAACAACATTGAGTCGATCTCCGGAGATGTTCTGTACGGCGTGTCCCATTTACACCAACTGGACTTGCGAAACAACTCCCTCCAACATCTCGACCCGGACTTTTTGGATGCTCTACAGGTGGTCGACGAGGTGCTTCTGGTGTCCAATCCCTGGAAGTGTGACAAGGACATCGTCCCTTTCAGGGACTGGTTGATAAAGTTTCCACAAAAAGTGCCAAACATTGAGGCCCTAGTGTGCCAGACACCATTTGCTCATGCAGGCTCTCTTATTCGTAACCTACCAGAAGAACATGTCATCGAGCCAACGACCCAAACCCCAACTGTATCGGACTACTCTGTAGTAACCAATACTGTAACAGACGACTCTGAAGTAACCCCAACTGATATGAgaagaaaaccacacacacccccagcaaAGAGGAGCACACTCCCTCCCGCCGTCGCCAGCACCACAACAAAGCCGAATGAGGTGGAGGGCGCGACCACTGGGCCGGAGAGTAACACGAGCCAGATCGAAGACAGCCATTGGATCATCATAGCAATAGTCGGCACAGCTGTCATTGTCAGTGCCATTTTAGGTGTGGCCTTTTGGAAGAGGCACAAGAGAGATAGTAGGGACTTGAATCGGCGGTCGAAGTCAAACTCAAACTCAGTAATTTAG